A genomic region of Nitrospira lenta contains the following coding sequences:
- a CDS encoding pilus assembly FimT family protein, with product MIHSRPNRLSKIRLQEGGFTLLEIMIVVVIVGIAAALAVPNLTFMYAKYELYQTTTTLYNRLLMARTAAISRNAMIVAMPVNIPLGQDRVTFTAPLGAETFPLNVKLVLPLPVNPIGYTPRGLSTSPLAVQTIQLQSVRNPSLIYTISLAPSGKVTWCRQAINPCVLNATS from the coding sequence ATGATTCACTCTAGACCAAACAGACTGAGCAAGATCCGTTTACAAGAAGGAGGATTTACTCTTCTTGAAATCATGATCGTGGTCGTCATTGTTGGAATTGCTGCCGCACTGGCCGTTCCCAATCTGACATTCATGTATGCCAAGTACGAGCTCTATCAAACGACCACGACGCTGTATAACCGCCTTCTCATGGCTCGCACTGCTGCCATCAGTCGGAACGCCATGATCGTGGCCATGCCGGTCAATATTCCATTGGGTCAAGATCGGGTGACGTTTACGGCGCCCCTTGGAGCTGAAACGTTTCCTCTCAATGTGAAACTTGTCTTGCCGTTGCCGGTCAATCCGATCGGGTATACGCCAAGAGGACTAAGCACGTCGCCTTTGGCGGTTCAGACGATTCAGTTGCAAAGCGTACGCAATCCCAGTCTGATTTATACGATCTCGCTCGCGCCTTCGGGGAAGGTGACGTGGTGTCGGCAGGCCATCAACCCCTGTGTGCTGAACGCCACATCATGA
- the pilV gene encoding type IV pilus modification protein PilV codes for MKACNEKGFTLVEVLVSAAILGVGVMGMAAMQGISFTKNVDANDLSVMTNVAADMMERIQGNRQYSWAYNNLDTAGAGNCLAGGIPAPRPALPFSSTDPTPPATRGIQGDCVQWRTLVLASNLLNPRGTVQVLPVLPAQKDSSAVQVTVRLQWTERTSTQRVRTVAFQTVIEPE; via the coding sequence ATGAAGGCATGCAACGAAAAGGGGTTCACGCTTGTAGAGGTGCTCGTCTCGGCTGCTATTCTCGGAGTGGGAGTGATGGGCATGGCAGCCATGCAGGGCATATCGTTTACTAAAAACGTCGACGCCAACGACCTTTCCGTCATGACTAATGTTGCAGCGGACATGATGGAGCGCATTCAAGGCAATCGGCAGTATTCTTGGGCCTATAATAATTTGGATACCGCTGGGGCTGGAAACTGTTTGGCAGGTGGTATTCCCGCTCCTAGACCGGCCTTGCCGTTCTCCTCGACCGATCCTACGCCCCCTGCCACGAGAGGGATTCAGGGCGACTGTGTGCAGTGGCGAACGTTGGTCTTGGCCTCGAACTTGTTGAATCCACGGGGCACCGTCCAAGTCCTACCGGTGTTGCCTGCCCAAAAAGATTCAAGTGCCGTCCAAGTGACGGTGCGGCTTCAATGGACCGAACGTACCTCAACGCAACGTGTGCGTACGGTGGCCTTTCAGACAGTGATTGAGCCGGAATAG
- a CDS encoding PilW family protein, translating into MMTTAIVAAGFSALVVSQKSARTTGQIGQTQATARTALDMITADLKLAGFGMRGLTTAVGGCHVNGTAAALIPGDNNPLGADFGSDTISMVVPMTNSIMAVGPLWQVFLPPGGIIGGLGGLITNIPMPANATTAMANVIPGGAAALLGMPVSIGGVYGSVIQAVNAGGLTLNPAIPGPIAFGGGAQVYLLQCITYQVIPPPDALNLCQGAAPCLVRGAVPIALVGPGGPPNCNQKNSGCIPIMDGVEDLQLAYACDGCDPRVNTAIPDLHPDDLDLSNQFDQADFITNRNWFGTAGPYGTYMTPRKIRLVQVNIVARETRVDQGIGEANSTPVHSTVIPVVSDHNHATGVFALGDNTTPAQQAAYFQFRRRILTRTVELRNQRF; encoded by the coding sequence ATGATGACCACTGCTATTGTGGCGGCGGGGTTCAGCGCGCTTGTTGTGAGCCAAAAGAGCGCCCGTACTACCGGACAGATCGGACAAACCCAGGCGACGGCGCGAACCGCTCTCGACATGATCACGGCAGATCTGAAGCTGGCCGGATTTGGGATGCGAGGGCTAACAACTGCTGTCGGTGGATGTCATGTCAATGGCACAGCAGCGGCTCTGATTCCTGGCGACAACAATCCTCTAGGGGCAGACTTCGGATCTGACACCATCTCCATGGTGGTTCCGATGACGAATTCGATCATGGCTGTGGGGCCACTTTGGCAGGTTTTCCTTCCGCCCGGGGGGATTATCGGTGGGTTAGGCGGATTGATTACGAATATACCGATGCCAGCCAACGCGACGACCGCGATGGCCAACGTGATTCCTGGCGGCGCGGCTGCTCTTCTTGGAATGCCGGTATCGATCGGAGGAGTTTATGGTTCGGTCATTCAGGCGGTGAATGCCGGAGGGCTGACACTGAATCCGGCTATTCCCGGGCCCATTGCATTCGGTGGGGGTGCTCAAGTCTATCTGTTGCAATGCATTACCTATCAAGTGATTCCTCCGCCTGACGCGCTGAACCTTTGCCAGGGGGCTGCGCCATGTCTGGTGCGTGGGGCTGTTCCGATCGCGCTGGTGGGACCGGGTGGACCGCCGAACTGTAACCAGAAAAATTCAGGCTGCATTCCCATCATGGACGGCGTGGAAGATCTTCAGCTGGCCTATGCCTGCGACGGCTGTGATCCTCGGGTGAATACGGCGATTCCCGACTTGCACCCGGATGATTTGGATCTGTCCAATCAGTTCGATCAGGCCGATTTCATTACCAATCGGAATTGGTTCGGTACGGCTGGACCCTATGGCACCTATATGACCCCGAGGAAAATTCGCTTGGTGCAAGTCAACATCGTGGCCCGCGAAACCCGAGTCGATCAAGGTATAGGGGAAGCCAATTCAACCCCGGTGCACAGCACCGTGATTCCGGTTGTCAGTGATCACAATCATGCAACCGGTGTCTTTGCGCTTGGGGACAACACCACTCCCGCACAGCAAGCGGCGTATTTCCAGTTTCGTCGTCGTATCCTGACTCGGACCGTCGAACTCCGTAACCAAAGGTTCTAA
- a CDS encoding pilus assembly PilX N-terminal domain-containing protein produces MLNWHEVLREDWLCSNERGTSFMTVMLLLLITGSLGVAALTMSGLENSMAGSLRVVEEGAGAAESCVGTAVRAIRLTMDDPEMDDDALVLIAPLGPVPALNKLVFSQEINGTIRNSTDVPVGAGNAPNLTMNVNNYIVNGDIDFLYGKQRADSNIADPEESVRDFFYRVDCVAANASTGAMSRVIATFACYSKGVGCQKRGNT; encoded by the coding sequence ATGTTGAATTGGCATGAAGTTTTGAGAGAAGACTGGCTGTGCAGCAATGAGCGCGGGACCTCGTTCATGACAGTCATGCTATTGCTGTTGATCACCGGTTCTCTGGGTGTGGCTGCGTTAACCATGAGCGGGCTTGAAAACTCGATGGCCGGTTCTCTTCGCGTGGTCGAGGAGGGGGCCGGTGCGGCAGAGTCTTGTGTGGGGACAGCCGTTCGCGCCATTCGGTTGACAATGGACGACCCGGAGATGGACGACGACGCGCTGGTTTTGATCGCGCCACTAGGGCCGGTGCCTGCGCTCAATAAGCTCGTCTTTTCGCAGGAGATAAACGGAACAATTCGAAATAGTACCGATGTGCCGGTCGGAGCCGGCAATGCGCCGAATCTTACGATGAATGTGAATAACTATATCGTGAATGGTGATATTGATTTCCTGTATGGCAAACAACGGGCCGATAGTAATATCGCTGATCCAGAAGAATCTGTCCGGGATTTTTTCTATCGCGTGGATTGTGTGGCGGCCAATGCCTCGACTGGAGCTATGAGCCGGGTGATCGCAACCTTTGCCTGCTATAGCAAGGGTGTCGGGTGTCAGAAGAGAGGGAATACATAA
- a CDS encoding pilus assembly protein has translation MKRRNIALRGAAIAMLAWFLSLMGASTGSAQTMDQYYAVPPFVSDQVLPNIILLLDNSGSMSGLACDRNDDGDCVDVADQVFTNTATYSGYFDSLTCYTYDTTDTRFEFSATKAALATACTTTQWDGNFLNWATFRRFDALKKAMIGGDCLVARAADGTCPTNGTPALKTVRAQAAGINTEMASIAYGGGAGVNTYVGRMPSADYGGTPGTLYIGTDAAYFCVDNDNTFNTNCGDSYSQRKYELKVGYSVEPTGVIQQIGAQARFGLFEFKPAGDGARMLVGVGARQSIDFGGGTVETFNTNVAAMVDAVQESFPSTWTPLSESLYETVRYVAQINSTYVPGSYVFPIAFSGGISNGGAFATNGVGSIGTSEISALTGTEVCPVGYIANACGRDPFFFGSNHTPPWASTSTQVTCCKTFVILVTDGEPTQDTNIPTGLRDYAHGQHGQHCVGGNATIHAPNGTCNTNQATPAATLLGEHKTDYANSGNHYLDDVAYWAHTNDLRPCSGAADGSIAVLGVTGHCLPGFQNVTLYTFFAFGNIAGREILMHAARLGGFEDTNGNNLPDVTSEWDKVINATGAPGTDGIPDNYFESSNVDDLQDRLMAAITAIIRKSASGTSISVLATSSTGEGSIYQAYFYTTDVGQAGANVKWTGYAHALFVDTYGNFREDTNQDGVLTYDIDRIVESQYINDPTSPNYQKVMVHKFVDMNSDGVADSATPVFTGELRTILPIWEAGKELALGTSASRKILTWVDPDNDGVVDAGEQIAFTPANCAALRDYLRYAGDACSGSSNAMNLINFIRGDEVTGLRTRMLEVPVGSGNFKVWRLGDPIHSTPTVVAAPKSRYDLAYGDSTYTAFYTKYRTRRQVVYVGANDGMLHAFNGGYYHKGDNPATGSTVEHGWYTKNPTDNSSGPNLGAELWSFIPHQLLPQLQWLARTDYTHVYYVDLKPTITEARVFTPDADHPGGWGTILIGGFRMGGSCGQCASGSGAAPMTATIGGVSRNFYSAYFALDVTNPEVDPKLLWVFTDSGLGLTTSYPAVARMNPTTNSSIDPTNEKWYVLFGSGPNGYQADLPSTPTQTASLYAVDLKFGPKVAVGGSLTTMPVGTYRSFMGHVVAVDKDGDWRTDVAYAARTLHDGSLPWRGKMYRLTMGCPTAPCVPTSWGVANGANRAPTEVLDTFWDATSYTTKEMGPTASSPVVAVDDADKVWVLFGTGRYFGNTDKVDSTIQRLFGIKDSVLSGTCTETSITSCYDDDLVDVTNAVICLICSGGTNQVTDPTNPGVTSFNGTGTTSMMGLVQSKDGWRVNLPGPVTLIDSVSGLATNYASERSVVNPTLIAGSIFFPTFAPTNNFCASDGISYLYVLYYRTGTASTVPVIGTTTSGGNTVVNGKFGSIDGLLSAVTIHCGQVCSAKGQSSTGAFTSTGLELEGNYSRFVNWIHQRD, from the coding sequence ATGAAACGCCGGAATATTGCACTTCGTGGAGCCGCCATTGCCATGTTGGCATGGTTTCTTTCTCTGATGGGGGCGAGCACCGGCTCTGCTCAAACGATGGATCAATACTATGCGGTCCCTCCGTTTGTCAGCGACCAGGTCCTTCCGAACATCATCTTGCTGCTTGATAATTCCGGCAGTATGAGCGGCCTCGCGTGCGATCGGAATGATGACGGGGATTGCGTGGATGTCGCCGATCAAGTATTTACCAATACCGCTACGTATTCAGGCTACTTCGACTCCCTTACCTGTTACACCTATGACACGACTGATACGCGGTTTGAATTCAGCGCGACCAAGGCGGCGCTGGCGACGGCTTGCACCACAACTCAGTGGGACGGAAATTTTTTGAACTGGGCAACATTTAGGCGATTCGATGCGCTGAAAAAAGCAATGATCGGAGGAGATTGTTTGGTCGCACGCGCGGCCGACGGCACTTGCCCGACTAACGGCACGCCGGCACTCAAGACTGTTCGGGCGCAAGCAGCCGGTATCAATACGGAGATGGCCTCGATTGCGTATGGCGGTGGTGCCGGGGTCAACACCTATGTCGGCAGGATGCCCTCGGCTGACTACGGCGGGACCCCGGGGACGCTCTATATTGGGACCGATGCCGCCTATTTCTGTGTCGATAATGACAATACGTTCAACACCAACTGTGGAGACAGCTATAGCCAGAGGAAATATGAACTAAAGGTCGGGTACAGCGTTGAACCGACCGGCGTGATTCAGCAGATCGGCGCTCAGGCGAGATTCGGCTTATTCGAGTTCAAGCCGGCCGGCGATGGTGCAAGGATGCTCGTGGGAGTGGGGGCACGCCAGTCGATAGATTTCGGCGGCGGTACGGTTGAAACGTTTAATACCAACGTTGCGGCAATGGTTGATGCGGTGCAAGAATCGTTTCCTTCAACCTGGACGCCTCTCTCCGAATCGCTCTACGAGACCGTTCGATACGTCGCCCAGATCAATTCCACATACGTCCCCGGATCCTACGTGTTCCCCATCGCCTTTTCCGGCGGCATTTCCAATGGTGGGGCCTTTGCCACCAATGGGGTTGGTTCCATCGGAACATCGGAGATTTCGGCTCTGACCGGTACGGAAGTCTGCCCGGTTGGGTACATCGCCAATGCGTGCGGTCGCGATCCGTTTTTCTTCGGGAGCAACCATACGCCGCCTTGGGCTTCGACATCGACCCAGGTCACCTGCTGCAAGACGTTTGTGATTCTCGTCACAGATGGAGAGCCTACTCAAGATACGAACATCCCAACTGGGCTCAGGGATTATGCGCATGGACAACATGGGCAGCATTGTGTAGGTGGAAACGCTACTATTCATGCGCCGAATGGGACTTGTAATACGAATCAGGCGACACCGGCGGCGACGCTTTTGGGCGAGCACAAAACCGATTATGCCAACAGCGGCAATCACTATTTGGACGATGTGGCCTACTGGGCACACACGAATGATTTGCGCCCCTGCAGCGGGGCTGCGGATGGATCAATAGCTGTGCTCGGCGTAACCGGCCACTGTCTACCTGGTTTTCAGAACGTGACGCTCTATACCTTCTTTGCCTTTGGGAACATTGCCGGCCGTGAAATCCTGATGCATGCGGCAAGGCTTGGTGGATTTGAAGACACCAATGGAAATAACCTTCCCGACGTGACCTCGGAGTGGGATAAGGTCATCAACGCGACGGGCGCGCCTGGAACCGACGGAATTCCGGATAACTATTTTGAGTCCTCCAACGTGGACGATCTGCAAGATCGCCTGATGGCTGCAATTACAGCGATTATCCGTAAAAGTGCGTCGGGTACGTCGATTTCAGTGCTGGCGACATCCTCGACGGGTGAAGGATCCATCTATCAGGCCTATTTTTACACGACCGATGTGGGTCAGGCTGGCGCGAATGTGAAATGGACGGGGTATGCCCATGCCTTGTTTGTCGATACCTACGGAAACTTCCGCGAAGATACTAATCAGGATGGTGTGCTGACCTACGACATCGATCGGATTGTCGAGAGCCAGTATATCAATGACCCAACAAGTCCGAACTACCAAAAGGTGATGGTTCATAAGTTCGTCGACATGAATTCCGATGGCGTCGCGGATAGTGCCACACCGGTATTTACTGGCGAGCTTCGAACGATATTGCCGATATGGGAGGCGGGGAAGGAGCTGGCGTTAGGAACATCAGCTTCTCGGAAAATTTTAACGTGGGTCGACCCTGATAACGATGGGGTAGTCGATGCCGGCGAGCAAATTGCTTTTACGCCGGCCAACTGTGCGGCTCTACGGGACTATCTCAGATATGCAGGAGATGCTTGTTCAGGGTCGAGCAATGCCATGAATCTGATTAATTTCATCCGAGGCGATGAAGTAACGGGATTGCGGACGAGAATGTTAGAGGTTCCTGTTGGAAGCGGGAACTTCAAAGTCTGGAGGCTTGGAGATCCCATCCATTCGACTCCAACGGTTGTCGCCGCGCCTAAATCTCGCTATGACCTGGCCTATGGAGATTCTACGTACACCGCGTTCTATACGAAGTATCGCACAAGACGGCAGGTCGTCTATGTGGGAGCGAACGACGGCATGCTCCATGCGTTCAACGGAGGCTACTATCACAAGGGAGATAATCCAGCAACGGGCTCAACGGTTGAGCATGGCTGGTATACGAAAAATCCGACGGACAATTCCAGCGGCCCGAACTTAGGCGCTGAATTGTGGTCATTTATTCCACACCAGCTCTTACCGCAGTTGCAGTGGTTGGCTCGGACAGATTACACCCATGTGTACTATGTGGATCTGAAGCCCACGATTACGGAGGCACGTGTCTTCACGCCTGATGCCGACCATCCTGGTGGATGGGGGACGATTCTCATTGGAGGATTCCGGATGGGTGGCAGTTGCGGGCAATGCGCATCGGGGTCCGGTGCTGCTCCGATGACTGCTACGATCGGTGGGGTCTCGCGAAACTTCTATAGCGCGTATTTTGCGTTGGATGTGACCAATCCTGAAGTGGATCCTAAGCTGTTGTGGGTATTCACCGATAGTGGACTCGGTCTGACCACGAGTTATCCGGCCGTGGCGCGCATGAATCCGACCACGAATTCATCAATCGATCCTACCAATGAGAAATGGTATGTGCTCTTTGGGTCTGGCCCGAACGGATATCAAGCCGATTTGCCGTCCACTCCAACGCAAACTGCCAGCCTCTACGCCGTTGATCTGAAATTCGGGCCGAAAGTTGCGGTGGGCGGGAGTTTGACGACAATGCCGGTGGGAACCTATCGATCCTTCATGGGGCACGTCGTAGCCGTCGATAAAGATGGGGATTGGAGGACGGACGTCGCCTATGCTGCACGGACTCTTCACGACGGATCGTTGCCTTGGCGAGGGAAGATGTATCGCCTGACTATGGGGTGTCCTACTGCTCCTTGTGTTCCGACTAGTTGGGGGGTAGCCAATGGGGCTAATCGTGCGCCGACGGAAGTGCTGGATACATTTTGGGATGCGACAAGTTATACGACCAAAGAGATGGGGCCAACGGCCTCTTCACCGGTGGTGGCGGTCGATGATGCCGATAAGGTCTGGGTGCTCTTTGGGACGGGGCGATACTTCGGCAATACAGACAAAGTTGACAGCACGATACAGCGCTTGTTTGGTATCAAGGATTCGGTATTAAGCGGAACGTGCACGGAAACCAGCATCACTAGTTGTTACGATGATGACCTTGTCGATGTAACCAACGCGGTCATCTGTCTCATTTGCAGCGGGGGTACCAATCAAGTCACGGACCCCACGAATCCCGGAGTGACCTCATTTAACGGGACGGGCACGACCTCCATGATGGGCTTAGTACAGAGTAAAGATGGGTGGAGGGTGAATCTGCCAGGCCCTGTGACGTTGATCGATTCAGTGAGCGGGCTTGCGACAAATTATGCCTCTGAGCGGTCGGTGGTCAATCCGACGTTGATTGCCGGCTCGATCTTCTTTCCGACCTTTGCTCCGACGAATAACTTCTGCGCCTCTGACGGGATAAGCTATCTCTATGTGCTGTACTATAGAACGGGGACGGCCTCTACGGTGCCAGTAATTGGAACCACGACTTCGGGTGGAAATACCGTGGTAAACGGCAAGTTTGGCAGTATCGATGGTTTGCTCTCAGCCGTGACCATACATTGTGGACAGGTGTGTAGCGCGAAAGGCCAAAGCTCTACGGGAGCTTTTACGTCGACGGGGCTAGAGCTTGAAGGAAACTACAGCCGTTTTGTTAATTGGATCCATCAGCGGGACTAA
- a CDS encoding Ig domain-containing protein yields the protein MRAESQQRLIIGIGALSLLLGAACSGGSAGDVPYATAQSKGNQPPVVISAKILDAPLSLAVPVSVQIQAEDPEREAVTYHYQWYVNEAPVAGQTNPTLPSEGLRRGQRVSVEIIPVDSVQKGQPYRTAGVLVGNTAPTISAVTLRLADNGVRVESQVEVSDLDHDRIDLTYRWFQEDKVIKEGEEPSLSIKGLNPRVPVVVEVLPQDSEATGKSLRSVPLLLNNHPPQIVSTPPAPPGAGGYEYLVKAVDEDGDKISFQLEQAPAGMTIDETTGRLIWAISAEQVGAVHVKVLAKDGQGSVAYQEFDLTFAREAAPAKPAGV from the coding sequence ATGCGCGCTGAAAGTCAACAGCGATTGATCATAGGGATTGGGGCCCTGAGCCTTTTACTTGGCGCTGCCTGTAGCGGTGGTAGTGCGGGCGATGTGCCTTATGCCACGGCTCAATCAAAGGGAAATCAACCCCCAGTTGTGATCTCGGCAAAAATTCTTGATGCCCCGCTATCATTGGCAGTTCCTGTTTCGGTGCAGATTCAAGCGGAGGACCCAGAGCGAGAAGCGGTCACATACCATTATCAATGGTATGTGAATGAAGCTCCTGTGGCGGGGCAAACGAATCCGACGCTGCCATCGGAAGGGCTTCGGCGAGGTCAGCGGGTTAGTGTGGAGATCATTCCTGTCGACTCTGTGCAGAAGGGCCAGCCTTACAGGACGGCAGGAGTACTTGTTGGAAACACGGCTCCCACGATTTCAGCCGTGACGTTGCGGCTTGCAGATAACGGCGTACGAGTTGAGTCGCAGGTTGAGGTCAGTGATCTCGATCATGATCGGATAGATCTCACCTATAGATGGTTTCAGGAGGATAAGGTCATCAAGGAAGGCGAAGAGCCTTCGCTCTCCATCAAGGGTCTTAATCCACGGGTGCCTGTAGTTGTAGAGGTTCTCCCGCAGGACTCAGAAGCAACTGGGAAATCGCTTCGCTCCGTGCCCCTTCTGTTAAACAACCATCCTCCTCAAATCGTTTCGACTCCTCCTGCGCCTCCGGGTGCAGGGGGGTATGAATATCTTGTTAAGGCTGTTGATGAGGACGGTGATAAGATTTCATTTCAGTTAGAGCAGGCGCCGGCAGGCATGACCATCGATGAAACGACGGGTCGTCTCATCTGGGCAATATCGGCTGAGCAAGTTGGTGCTGTTCACGTTAAGGTGCTTGCAAAGGATGGGCAGGGCTCTGTCGCTTATCAAGAATTTGACTTAACATTTGCAAGAGAAGCCGCCCCCGCCAAGCCTGCTGGCGTCTGA
- a CDS encoding PhoH family protein, translating into MRKLKLREGTNTAALFGHHDRHLKLIEEDLGVRLSARGEEVTLDGLPDATRQAERILFELANLTNEGLVLQVDDVTHALTALRQTPDASIKEVLTNATTIVTKKRFVGPKSPTQKSYIEAIETHDIVIAIGPAGTGKTYLAMAMAVSALMKKEVSRIILARPAVEAGEKLGFLPGDMFAKVNPYLRPLYDALFDMMDMERANRMIERGDIEIAPLAFMRGRTLNDSFVILDEAQNATAEQMKMFLTRLGFHSKVVVTGDITQIDLPSERVSGLIEVKEILRDIDGIAFVYFDEKDVVRHRLVQDIVKAYDRHQSATGGDPRLSKGPAAPHVSPSGPNKWSSSGSPPRGSSGQSH; encoded by the coding sequence GTGCGTAAACTAAAACTACGAGAAGGCACTAACACTGCCGCCCTCTTTGGTCACCACGACCGGCACCTCAAGCTTATTGAGGAGGATCTCGGCGTGCGGCTGTCCGCGCGCGGTGAAGAAGTCACCCTCGATGGTCTTCCAGACGCGACTCGCCAAGCTGAACGAATCCTCTTCGAACTCGCGAATCTCACCAACGAAGGACTCGTGCTTCAAGTCGACGATGTGACGCATGCACTGACGGCGTTGCGTCAGACACCGGATGCCTCCATTAAAGAGGTGCTGACCAACGCCACGACGATCGTCACGAAGAAGCGCTTCGTTGGTCCCAAATCCCCCACGCAAAAGTCCTACATTGAGGCGATCGAGACACACGATATTGTGATTGCGATCGGGCCTGCCGGTACGGGCAAGACGTATCTGGCCATGGCGATGGCGGTCAGTGCCTTGATGAAGAAAGAAGTAAGCCGCATCATTCTGGCGCGGCCTGCAGTCGAAGCCGGCGAGAAGCTCGGCTTTCTCCCCGGCGATATGTTTGCGAAGGTGAATCCCTATTTGCGCCCGCTCTACGATGCGTTGTTCGACATGATGGATATGGAGCGAGCCAATCGCATGATTGAACGGGGGGATATCGAGATTGCACCGTTGGCGTTTATGCGTGGGCGTACCCTGAATGACTCATTCGTGATTTTGGACGAAGCTCAGAATGCCACGGCGGAACAGATGAAAATGTTCCTCACCAGATTGGGGTTTCATTCCAAGGTGGTTGTGACCGGAGATATTACGCAGATCGATCTGCCGTCCGAGCGGGTGTCCGGTCTCATCGAAGTGAAAGAAATCTTGCGAGATATCGACGGGATCGCGTTCGTGTATTTCGATGAGAAGGATGTGGTTCGTCATCGACTGGTGCAGGACATTGTCAAGGCCTATGATCGACATCAGTCTGCAACTGGTGGCGATCCCAGGCTGTCTAAGGGGCCGGCCGCGCCGCATGTATCGCCGTCCGGGCCCAATAAGTGGTCTTCCTCTGGTTCACCGCCTCGAGGCTCCTCAGGCCAATCCCACTAG
- the ybeY gene encoding rRNA maturation RNase YbeY, with protein sequence MTVYLRVRLTRVKVRQAALKRLAEHVLVVVGEKQSELSIDLVGDARMRRLNHQYRKKDRTTDVLAFAMRESGSPVSALLGDVVISVPTAQRQAKEGGRSLSEELAWLLVHGVLHLCGYDHERSDAEARRMKRREQAVLRVLRPIPTLATVPLVSRIRAGVTTTRRR encoded by the coding sequence ATGACTGTGTATTTGCGTGTGCGGCTGACTCGCGTGAAGGTACGCCAGGCGGCACTGAAGCGTCTGGCAGAGCATGTGCTTGTCGTGGTCGGGGAAAAGCAGTCAGAGCTCAGTATCGATTTGGTAGGCGATGCACGGATGCGCCGGTTGAACCACCAGTATCGGAAGAAGGATCGCACGACCGATGTCCTGGCGTTTGCCATGCGCGAGTCGGGCAGCCCGGTGTCGGCTCTGCTCGGCGATGTCGTGATCTCGGTGCCGACGGCGCAGCGACAAGCGAAAGAAGGCGGTCGATCTCTTAGTGAGGAATTGGCCTGGTTACTGGTTCATGGAGTATTGCACCTCTGCGGCTACGATCATGAGCGGAGCGACGCGGAGGCGCGCCGCATGAAGCGGCGGGAGCAAGCCGTGTTACGAGTCCTGCGGCCGATTCCGACGTTAGCGACAGTGCCGCTGGTGAGTCGGATTCGTGCTGGCGTAACGACGACGAGGAGACGGTAG
- the ftsY gene encoding signal recognition particle-docking protein FtsY, whose amino-acid sequence MGWFQRLSDGLSKTRQVVRQSLDRVLGRTPDPAMLEELEAALLTADLGVRVVDRLMTHVREHARGADAANSEALQNVLSRTLYDVLAPVQGASLEQLIEKGPKPFVVLMVGVNGVGKTTTIAKIAQRLVQGGRRPLLVAGDTFRAAAIDQLQVWADRVGVDVIRHRHGADPAAVAFDGIVAAKARAADVVLIDTAGRLHTKSNLMEELRKILRVIGQALPGAPHEILLVLDATVGQNALAQARQFKEVVGVTGLVLTKLDGTARGGIVVAIADELKLPVRLIGVGEAVEDLQDFNQEAFIAALFGQPAARS is encoded by the coding sequence ATGGGATGGTTTCAGCGGCTGAGTGATGGTCTCAGCAAGACGCGGCAGGTCGTTCGGCAATCACTGGATCGAGTCTTGGGGCGTACGCCTGATCCGGCGATGCTGGAGGAGTTGGAGGCCGCGTTGCTCACGGCAGACTTGGGTGTGCGGGTGGTCGACCGGTTAATGACCCATGTGCGGGAACATGCCAGAGGAGCGGATGCAGCCAACTCTGAGGCCTTGCAGAATGTGTTGAGCCGGACCCTGTACGATGTTCTGGCGCCGGTGCAAGGGGCATCGCTGGAACAGCTGATTGAGAAGGGGCCGAAGCCTTTTGTGGTGTTGATGGTCGGGGTGAATGGCGTCGGGAAAACGACGACCATTGCCAAGATAGCGCAACGATTGGTGCAGGGGGGGCGCCGCCCTCTGCTCGTCGCCGGCGATACCTTTCGTGCGGCGGCAATCGATCAGTTGCAAGTGTGGGCGGATCGGGTTGGTGTGGACGTGATCCGGCATCGCCATGGGGCGGATCCGGCGGCCGTGGCGTTCGACGGCATCGTGGCCGCCAAGGCGCGCGCGGCCGATGTGGTCCTCATCGATACGGCCGGTCGGCTGCATACAAAATCTAATTTGATGGAAGAATTGCGGAAGATCCTTCGGGTGATCGGCCAGGCGCTGCCAGGGGCGCCGCATGAAATTCTGCTGGTGCTGGATGCGACGGTCGGACAGAACGCGTTAGCGCAAGCGCGACAGTTCAAGGAAGTCGTCGGCGTGACGGGGCTGGTTCTCACCAAGCTCGATGGGACGGCGCGCGGTGGGATCGTGGTAGCCATTGCCGACGAGCTGAAGCTTCCCGTCCGTTTGATCGGTGTGGGAGAGGCAGTCGAAGATCTGCAGGACTTCAATCAGGAAGCCTTCATTGCCGCGTTATTCGGCCAACCGGCTGCTCGGTCATAA